The DNA region CTCGCTGGCCCGCCACGTCTTCTTCACCGAGGCCGGCTGGACCGTCGACCGGCACGTGGACGACTTCGGCCGGACCCTGGGTGAGGAGCTGCTCGAGCCGACCCGGATCTACACCAAGGCCGGCCTGGCGATCGCCCGCGAGACCGAGACCCGGGCGATGGCACACATCACCGGCGGCGGGCTCGCCGCCAACCTGGCCCGGGTGATGCCGGTCGAGCTGAAGGCGACCCTGGACCGCTCCACCTGGACCCCTGCCCCGATCTTCGACGTGGTCCGCCAGGTCGGCAAGGTCTCCCAGCCCGACCTCGAGGCCACCCTGAACTGTGGCGTCGGGATGACCGCGATCGTCGCGCCCTCCGACGTGGACGCGGTGCTCACCCGGCTGGACGCCTTCGGTGTCGAGTCGTGGGTGATCGGCGACGTGCGGACCGACCCGGAGCAGGCCGGCACCGTGGAGATGGTGGGCCAGCACCCCGGCTGGTGACCGCTTCACCGAGGGTCGTGTCACAACACGTCCGCCACGGGTGACCCTGACGTGCGGGAACACCCATCCAACAGGTAGCGTTGCCCCTACGAGACTCTGAATCAGCAGTCCGGGGCCCCAGGGGTACCCGGCCAAGTGTGCGAGGGGGCTGGACCCTATGGGCCGCGGCCGAGCGAAAGCCAAGCAGACGAAGGTCGCACGCGACCTGAAGTATCGCTCTCACGAGACAGACTTCGATGCACTCGCTCGCGAGTTGCACGGAGACTCGGGTGAGTCGACCGAGCAGGTCGTCGACGAGGTCGATGACGAATGGTCGGATTACGCCGACCGTCGCGACTGACCGTTGTTCGACGCGTCAGTACTGACGCGCTGAACTGAACGCCGGTGTCACCGGCGCTGCGGATGTCTCCCGCAGTACCGGCGACCCCG from Nocardioides sambongensis includes:
- a CDS encoding DUF3073 domain-containing protein → MGRGRAKAKQTKVARDLKYRSHETDFDALARELHGDSGESTEQVVDEVDDEWSDYADRRD